From one Humulus lupulus chromosome 8, drHumLupu1.1, whole genome shotgun sequence genomic stretch:
- the LOC133794353 gene encoding homeobox-leucine zipper protein ATHB-15 produces the protein MAMSCKDGKPGLDNGKYVRYTPEQVEALERLYHDCPKPSSIRRQQLIRECPILSNIEPKQIKVWFQNRRCREKQRKEASRLQAVNRKLTAMNKLLMEENDRLQKQVSQLVYENGYFRQHTQSTTLATKDTSCESVVTSGQHHLTPQHPPRDASPAGLLSIAEETLAEFLSKATGTAVEWVQMPGMKPGPDSIGIVAISHGCTGVAARACGLVGLEPTRVAEILKDRPSWYRDCRAVDVLNVLPTANGGTIELLYLQLYAPTTLAPARDFWLLRYTSVLEDGSLVVCERSLKNTQNGPTMPPVQHFVRAEMLPSGYLIRPCEGGGSIIHIVDHMDLEPWNVPEVLRPLYESSTVLAQKTTMAALRQLRQIAHEVSQSNVTGWGRRPAALRVLSQRLSRGFNEALNGFTDEGWSMMGNDGMDDVTILVNSSPDKLMGLNLSFANEFPAVSNAVLCAKASMLLQNVPPAILLRFLREHRSEWADNNIDAYSAAAVKVGPCSLAGSRVGSFGGQVILPLAHTIEHDEFLEVIKLEGVGHSPEDAMMPREMFLLQLCSGMDENAVGSCAELIFAPIDASFADDAPLLPSGFRIIPLDSGKEASSPNRTLDLASALEIGPNGTKASSDYSANNGCVRSVMTIAFEFAFESHMQEHVASMARQYVRSIISSVQRVALALSPSHLSSQAGLRSPLGTPEAQTLARWICNSYRCYLGVELLKSSGEGGETLLKTLWHHSDAVMCCSMKALPVFTFANQAGLDMLETTLVALQDISLEKIFDDHGRKTLCSEFPQIMQQGFSCLQGGICLSSMGRPVSYERAVAWKVLNEEENAHCICFMFMNWSFV, from the exons ATGGCTATGTCCTGCAAGGATGGTAAACCGGGACTGGATAACGGTAAGTATGTAAGGTACACACCTGAGCAGGTTGAAGCCCTTGAAAGGCTCTATCATGATTGCCCCAAACCCAGTTCGATTCGTCGCCAACAGCTTATAAGGGAGTGCCCTATTCTCTCTAATATTGAGCCTAAACAAATCAAGGTCTGGTTTCAGAACAGAAG ATGCAGAGAGAAACAAAGGAAAGAAGCATCACGCCTTCAGGCTGTGAATAGGAAGCTTACAGCCATGAATAAGCTGTTAATGGAGGAGAATGATAGGTTGCAGAAGCAGGTGTCGCAATTGGTGTATGAAAATGGATATTTTCGCCAGCATACCCAAAGC ACAACGCTTGCAACCAAAGATACAAGTTGTGAATCGGTGGTCACGAGTGGTCAACACCATTTGACCCCTCAGCATCCGCCGAGAGATGCTAGTCCTGCAGG GCTTTTGTCCATTGCAGAGGAAACTTTAGCAGAGTTTCTTTCAAAGGCTACTGGAACTGCTGTGGAGTGGGTCCAAATGCCTGGAATGAAG CCTGGTCCGGATTCCATTGGAATCGTTGCTATTTCTCATGGTTGCACTGGAGTGGCAGCACGAGCCTGCGGCCTGGTGGGTCTAGAACCTACTAGG GTTGCGGAAATCCTCAAGGATCGACCATCGTGGTATCGCGATTGCCGTGCCGTGGATGTTCTGAACGTGCTGCCAACCGCAAATGGTGGAACCATTGAGCTGCTTTATTTGCAG CTCTACGCTCCAACTACTTTGGCGCCTGCTCGCGATTTCTGGTTATTGCGTTATACTTCTGTTTTAGAAGATGGCAGCCTTGTG GTTTGTGAGAGATCTCTTAAAAATACTCAGAATGGTCCAACCATGCCTCCGGTGCAACATTTTGTTAGGGCAGAGATGCTGCCTAGTGGATACCTCATTCGACCTTGTGAAGGGGGTGGTTCAATCATACACATTGTTGATCATATGGATTTGGAG CCTTGGAATGTGCCAGAAGTATTGCGTCCACTGTATGAGTCATCTACTGTTCTGGCTCAAAAGACAACAATGGCG GCATTAAGGCAGCTAAGGCAGATAGCCCATGAGGTTTCTCAGTCTAATGTCACAGGCTGGGGTAGACGTCCTGCTGCTCTAAGAGTACTGAGCCAAAGGCTTAGCAG GGGTTTTAATGAGGCACTTAATGGCTTTACTGATGAGGGGTGGTCAATGATGGGAAACGATGGGATGGATGATGTTACTATCCTTGTAAATTCATCTCCTGACAAACTAATGGGCTTAAATCTTTCTTTCGCTAATGAATTTCCAGCTGTCAGCAATGCAGTTTTATGTGCTAAAGCCTCTATGCTGTTACAG AATGTCCCTCCTGCTATCCTTCTTAGGTTCCTGCGAGAGCATAGGTCAGAATGGGCTGACAACAACATTGATGCTTATTCTGCTGCAGCTGTTAAAGTGGGTCCCTGTAGTTTAGCAGGTTCACGGGTTGGTAGTTTTGGTGGGCAAGTTATACTGCCCCTGGCACACACTATTGAACATGACGAG TTCTTGGAAGTCATTAAGTTGGAAGGTGTTGGTCATTCTCCTGAAGATGCAATGATGCCAAGAGAAATGTTCCTTTTGCAA CTCTGCAGTGGAATGGACGAGAATGCTGTTGGCTCTTGTGCTGAACTTATTTTTGCTCCAATTGATGCATCTTTTGCTGATGATGCACCTCTTCTGCCTTCTGGGTTCCGAATAATTCCTTTGGATTCTGGGAAG GAAGCCTCTAGTCCAAATCGCACCCTAGACCTGGCTTCTGCTCTTGAAATTGGGCCAAATGGAACTAAAGCTTCAAGTGATTATTCTGCAAACAATGGTTGCGTGAGGTCTGTGATGACGATAGCTTTTGAATTTGCATTTGAAAGCCACATGCAAGAACATGTAGCCTCCATGGCTAGGCAGTATGTCCGCAGCATTATCTCATCAGTTCAAAGGGTGGCATTAGCACTGTCACCTTCACATTTGAGTTCACAGGCTGGTCTCCGCTCACCGCTTGGTACTCCCGAAGCACAGACACTTGCTCGTTGGATCTGCAACAGTTATAG GTGCTACTTGGGTGTTGAACTACTTAAATCCAGTGGCGAGGGAGGAGAAACACTTCTCAAAACCTTGTGGCATCACTCGGATGCTGTTATGTGTTGCTCAATGAAG GCTTTGCCAGTTTTTACCTTCGCAAACCAGGCGGGGCTTGACATGCTTGAAACCACCTTGGTTGCACTGCAAGATATTAGTTTGGAAAAGATTTTTGATGACCATGGACGGAAGACTCTCTGCTCAGAGTTCCCTCAGATAATGCAGCAG GGTTTTTCTTGTCTTCAAGGGGGAATCTGTCTTTCGAGCATGGGACGGCCAGTGTCATACGAAAGAGCAGTGGCTTGGAAAGTGCTGAACGAGGAGGAGAACGCACACTGTATCTGTTTTATGTTTATGAACTGGTCTTTTGTGTGA